Proteins found in one Gimesia chilikensis genomic segment:
- the dnaE gene encoding DNA polymerase III subunit alpha translates to MSDTRPFAHLHCHTHFSMLDGASRIPEMVSKIKEAGMNSLAITDHGNLYGAMDFYSHCRSQEVNPILGLEAYIAPRSRFEKGASRMKEASFHLTLLAQNRQGFENLIKLSSMSYLEGFYYKPRIDKEILEAHSDGLILLTGCAAGELSHHILGEDWEEAEKLCAWYEKVFGDRVYMEIQNAGLEIQRQCMEGTVELANKMGLPLVATNDAHYVEQEDAVAQDVLLCVSTRAVVSDEKRMKMTGDQFFVRTQEEMYNAFPGFEDAVARTQEVAERVDIQMSDKKFYPVFQPPDGMTDTQYLRKLCEERLPLKYGDELSQAHWDRLNKELGVIEQMGYSSYFLIVWDFVVFAESEKIPCTARGSACGAIVAFLLGMSQVCPLKYDLLFERFLDPSRTEPPDIDIDFCRDRRQLVIDYTKKKYGERSVAQIGTFGTLKAKAAIRDVGRALGVPLARVNEIAKMVPDSLGIKIKDAIKESPDLQAAYDQDTEVKQLLDLAMQLEGLCRSAGTHAAGVVVADLPLSEVVPLQTITGKTDIITQWDGPTVESVGLLKMDFLGLRNLTILDKAVQNVKKHCGIEIDPHQLPLDDEETFALLQRGETKGIFQLESGGMRDLLTKMKPDKFQDIIATSALYRPGPLEGGMVMQYVDVKHNRIPIPKVHPIVDEILEETYGVMVYQEQVMRILNRVGGIELSAAYRCIKAISKKKLKIIAEFKDQYIAGAKERDMDEKLAIELFDMIEKFAGYGFNKSHSTAYGGVAYATAYLKAHYPKEFMAALLSCGMESHERINEHVDDCRRMKIEVLPPDINRSDVEFSVDGEKIRFGMGAIKGVGEQALEEVVKEREENGQYSSLYNLCERVDPKSLNRSTLETLIKAGALNSLGGNQAQLMLTVERAVQSALKIHKDRARGQKSLFGDEPANDEPDSADEALLPEAEDWSRAQKLAAEKEVFGFYLTSHPLAEMGDALTKYAQNRTNELAEMEDRDEVILAGMVSSIKNAATKKPSKNGHTRYVNFDFEDPHGLVRCIMWPEQFARFGEKVKMEAMVIIKGKIDKRGREPNVIVDQLLTLNDARKQFTDRLAINFKRGVHTRQDMVNVHDVLTQFPGQTEVILVVDSVDQEKPDTSLRYVLNPPGNLRVSCSEEFENRLKATIGESHIHFHTPVVKKKAIGGSIGR, encoded by the coding sequence ATGAGCGACACACGTCCTTTTGCTCACCTGCATTGTCACACTCATTTCAGCATGCTGGATGGCGCCAGCCGCATTCCGGAAATGGTCAGCAAGATCAAAGAAGCAGGCATGAACTCGCTGGCGATCACTGATCACGGCAACCTGTACGGAGCGATGGACTTTTACAGCCATTGCCGGAGCCAGGAAGTCAATCCGATACTGGGTCTGGAAGCCTATATTGCTCCCCGTAGCCGTTTCGAAAAGGGGGCTTCTCGGATGAAAGAAGCCAGTTTTCACCTGACCTTGCTGGCCCAGAATCGCCAGGGGTTCGAAAACCTGATCAAACTCTCATCCATGTCTTACCTCGAAGGCTTTTATTATAAGCCGCGAATCGACAAGGAGATCCTGGAAGCCCACAGCGACGGACTGATCCTGCTGACAGGCTGTGCCGCAGGCGAACTGTCGCACCATATTCTGGGAGAAGACTGGGAAGAGGCAGAAAAACTATGCGCCTGGTATGAAAAAGTATTCGGCGATCGCGTGTATATGGAGATCCAGAATGCAGGTCTGGAGATTCAGCGGCAGTGTATGGAAGGCACAGTCGAACTGGCCAACAAAATGGGCCTGCCCCTGGTTGCCACCAACGATGCGCATTATGTCGAACAGGAAGATGCTGTTGCCCAGGACGTCCTGCTCTGCGTAAGTACGCGTGCGGTCGTAAGTGATGAAAAACGGATGAAAATGACAGGAGACCAGTTCTTCGTCCGTACTCAGGAAGAAATGTATAACGCGTTCCCCGGCTTTGAGGATGCGGTTGCCCGCACACAGGAGGTTGCCGAGCGGGTCGACATTCAGATGTCGGACAAAAAATTCTACCCGGTATTCCAGCCACCGGATGGCATGACAGACACTCAGTATCTGCGCAAACTCTGTGAAGAACGCCTGCCCCTCAAGTACGGTGATGAACTGAGCCAGGCGCACTGGGATCGTCTTAACAAGGAACTGGGCGTCATCGAGCAGATGGGTTACTCCAGTTACTTCCTGATCGTGTGGGACTTTGTCGTCTTTGCTGAAAGTGAGAAGATCCCCTGTACGGCCCGTGGTTCGGCTTGTGGAGCCATTGTAGCTTTCCTTCTGGGAATGTCGCAGGTCTGCCCCCTGAAGTACGATCTCCTGTTTGAACGATTTCTCGACCCCAGCCGTACCGAACCGCCCGATATCGATATCGACTTCTGTCGTGACCGCCGTCAGTTGGTGATCGACTACACCAAAAAGAAATACGGCGAACGCAGCGTGGCCCAGATCGGAACGTTTGGTACACTCAAGGCTAAAGCCGCGATCCGTGACGTCGGCCGTGCGCTGGGGGTCCCTCTTGCGCGCGTCAACGAAATTGCCAAGATGGTTCCCGATTCTCTGGGGATCAAGATCAAGGATGCAATCAAGGAAAGCCCAGATCTGCAAGCCGCCTACGACCAGGATACGGAAGTAAAACAGCTGCTTGATCTCGCTATGCAGTTGGAAGGTCTCTGCCGCAGTGCAGGAACCCATGCTGCAGGTGTGGTGGTCGCCGACTTGCCGCTTTCGGAAGTCGTTCCCCTGCAGACAATCACCGGCAAAACGGATATTATCACCCAGTGGGATGGTCCTACCGTGGAATCGGTGGGGCTGCTCAAGATGGACTTCCTCGGTCTGCGAAACCTCACGATTCTGGACAAAGCCGTTCAGAACGTGAAGAAGCACTGTGGGATTGAAATCGATCCGCACCAGCTCCCTCTGGACGATGAAGAAACGTTTGCCCTGCTGCAACGCGGAGAAACAAAGGGTATCTTCCAGTTGGAAAGTGGCGGGATGCGTGACCTGCTGACCAAGATGAAGCCGGACAAGTTCCAGGACATCATCGCTACCTCGGCCCTGTATCGTCCGGGACCTCTCGAAGGGGGGATGGTGATGCAGTACGTCGATGTAAAGCACAACCGGATTCCGATCCCTAAAGTTCATCCGATCGTGGATGAAATTCTGGAAGAAACCTATGGCGTGATGGTTTACCAGGAACAGGTGATGCGGATTCTGAACCGCGTCGGAGGGATTGAGCTTTCCGCTGCGTATCGTTGTATTAAAGCGATTAGTAAGAAGAAACTCAAAATCATCGCAGAGTTCAAAGACCAGTACATCGCAGGTGCCAAAGAACGGGACATGGATGAAAAACTGGCAATCGAACTTTTTGACATGATCGAAAAATTCGCCGGTTACGGTTTCAATAAATCACACTCCACCGCTTATGGGGGTGTCGCCTATGCAACTGCGTACCTCAAAGCACATTATCCCAAAGAATTCATGGCCGCCTTGCTTTCCTGTGGGATGGAGAGCCATGAGCGAATCAACGAGCATGTCGATGACTGTCGCAGAATGAAAATTGAAGTTCTGCCTCCGGACATCAACCGGTCCGATGTGGAATTCAGTGTCGATGGCGAAAAGATTCGTTTCGGCATGGGCGCCATCAAGGGGGTCGGAGAGCAGGCCCTCGAAGAAGTAGTGAAAGAACGGGAAGAAAACGGTCAATACAGCAGCCTGTATAACCTGTGCGAACGTGTCGACCCCAAATCGTTAAACCGCAGCACCTTGGAAACACTAATCAAAGCTGGTGCGTTGAACAGCCTGGGCGGCAATCAGGCACAATTGATGCTGACTGTAGAAAGAGCCGTTCAGTCAGCTCTTAAGATTCACAAGGACCGCGCACGCGGACAGAAAAGCCTGTTCGGTGATGAGCCTGCCAATGATGAACCCGATTCTGCAGATGAGGCACTGCTGCCCGAAGCCGAAGACTGGTCGAGGGCACAGAAACTCGCCGCTGAAAAGGAAGTATTTGGTTTTTACCTGACTTCGCATCCCCTGGCTGAAATGGGCGATGCCTTGACCAAGTACGCGCAGAATAGAACGAATGAACTCGCGGAAATGGAAGACCGGGACGAAGTCATTCTAGCCGGCATGGTCTCCTCCATCAAAAATGCTGCCACCAAGAAACCCAGCAAGAACGGTCACACCCGGTACGTGAACTTTGACTTTGAAGATCCACACGGCCTGGTACGCTGCATTATGTGGCCCGAACAGTTCGCTCGCTTCGGGGAAAAGGTCAAGATGGAAGCGATGGTGATCATCAAGGGTAAGATAGACAAACGAGGCAGGGAGCCCAACGTAATTGTGGACCAGTTATTGACCCTCAACGACGCCCGCAAGCAGTTTACCGACCGGTTGGCGATCAATTTCAAGCGAGGAGTCCACACGCGACAGGATATGGTCAATGTACATGATGTGCTGACGCAGTTTCCGGGGCAAACCGAGGTTATTCTGGTCGTCGATTCCGTGGACCAGGAAAAGCCGGATACGAGCTTGAGGTACGTCTTGAACCCGCCCGGTAATCTTCGCGTGTCCTGCAGCGAGGAGTTCGAAAACCGCCTGAAAGCCACGATTGGTGAAAGTCATATCCACTTTCACACTCCAGTCGTCAAGAAAAAAGCGATTGGCGGAAGTATCGGTCGCTAA
- a CDS encoding NAD-dependent epimerase/dehydratase family protein: MKNPAEDKLLVTGATGLVGSQVIQRTLELGQPATALVRSVEQASFLQEQGVELIEGDLTRPETLQGKLSGISQVVHTAAKVGDWGRVDEYRQTNVTGLLNLIAALQEQCTLKRLIHISSLGVYAARDHHGTDETEPPHASGIDGYTLSKIEAEQLLQQQSIPYTILRPGFIYGPRDRTVLPRILERLQSGQFAYLGSPEKLMNNTYVKHLVDAIFLALNQEQAVGQIYNITDVTLVSKREFISTIAEQAGFKSPEKVVPLPVARHLAKLLEGLWRLLGKKQAPILSQARIKFLGLNLDYSTLKAQHELGYAPQTTYQEAMSETIDWFREQQKLPV; this comes from the coding sequence ATGAAAAATCCAGCTGAGGACAAACTGCTTGTTACAGGTGCAACCGGGCTGGTAGGCAGTCAGGTAATCCAGCGGACGCTAGAACTCGGTCAACCAGCCACCGCTCTGGTCCGCTCTGTAGAGCAGGCGTCATTCCTGCAAGAGCAAGGGGTGGAACTGATTGAAGGCGACCTGACCCGTCCCGAAACTCTTCAAGGCAAGCTCTCGGGCATTAGCCAGGTCGTACATACCGCCGCCAAAGTGGGAGACTGGGGTAGGGTCGATGAATACCGTCAAACCAACGTTACCGGCTTACTGAACCTGATCGCAGCTCTCCAGGAACAATGTACATTAAAACGATTGATCCATATCAGTTCCCTGGGCGTTTATGCAGCCCGTGATCATCATGGAACCGATGAAACCGAGCCCCCTCATGCATCCGGAATTGATGGTTACACTTTGAGCAAAATCGAAGCGGAGCAACTACTCCAGCAACAGTCGATTCCTTATACCATTTTACGTCCCGGTTTCATTTATGGCCCCCGCGACCGGACCGTTCTGCCCCGAATTCTGGAGCGACTCCAGTCTGGTCAATTTGCATACCTCGGTTCTCCTGAGAAACTGATGAATAACACCTATGTGAAACACCTGGTGGATGCTATCTTTCTCGCATTGAATCAGGAACAGGCCGTCGGTCAGATATACAATATCACCGACGTTACCCTGGTCAGCAAACGGGAGTTCATCTCAACGATCGCAGAGCAGGCCGGATTCAAGTCACCAGAAAAAGTAGTCCCTTTGCCGGTAGCCCGGCACCTCGCCAAACTGCTTGAGGGACTCTGGCGCCTGCTGGGAAAGAAACAGGCCCCCATCCTCTCTCAGGCGCGTATTAAGTTTCTGGGATTGAATCTGGACTATAGCACGCTCAAAGCTCAGCATGAGCTGGGTTATGCACCACAGACGACCTATCAAGAAGCCATGTCAGAGACTATTGACTGGTTTCGAGAACAACAGAAATTGCCAGTGTAA
- the tsaE gene encoding tRNA (adenosine(37)-N6)-threonylcarbamoyltransferase complex ATPase subunit type 1 TsaE → METAAEWSFDSSSEADTRRLGALLAVQLVPGTVIALNGNLGAGKTRLVQAISAALGVDPAEVNSPTFVLVQEYEGRLPLYHFDTYRLKDTDEFLELGADELLYAEGVCLIEWAEKVSEVLPPDVLQITITHVSETARRFEFSGQGPRSTRIIAALKTTG, encoded by the coding sequence TTGGAAACAGCGGCAGAATGGTCCTTTGACTCAAGCAGTGAAGCAGATACCCGGCGTTTAGGGGCACTGCTGGCCGTCCAACTGGTTCCAGGCACGGTCATTGCCCTGAATGGGAATCTGGGTGCTGGTAAAACCCGCCTCGTCCAGGCGATTTCTGCGGCACTGGGAGTCGATCCCGCGGAAGTAAACAGCCCCACCTTTGTTCTGGTGCAAGAGTACGAAGGTCGACTTCCGCTCTACCACTTCGACACATATCGTCTTAAAGATACAGACGAATTCCTGGAACTGGGAGCAGACGAACTATTGTATGCAGAGGGAGTTTGCCTGATTGAGTGGGCGGAAAAAGTTTCAGAAGTGCTGCCCCCTGATGTCTTGCAGATTACCATCACACACGTCTCAGAAACCGCTCGTCGCTTCGAATTCAGCGGACAAGGGCCCCGCTCAACCAGAATCATCGCCGCTCTCAAAACCACAGGCTGA
- a CDS encoding MFS transporter has product MSYAYRCLICLTLTHIIVDASAIVVGPLWGELERVHSLSENALFLVLTIHALASSLAQPVFGYIRDRYPIPSILWIGPVLGAIMMPLVGPAPNVAVLCVALLLGGVGIGSFHPEAAVVAGALIPERRTRSLSLFMFGGAMGLALGPIACGAIVTTWGLKSVWILAPLYAGLILILHYVGKPPAKLFERDKTQKPQSLYHMLEGKIPLALFLFMVCSLRLVPNMAMDKLISFILKDQNISAFQIGLVQSVFLFSASVGMLLMAFRFKSGHEKAFMIACPLLGIPLMLVLGWEGCPTWLMTLLLVPSGLVLWGTSPAMVSYSHQLFPKGGGVASAITMGMAWGGGGMIQAKITSHFVSLGTPHLAFYAIIPCLLLAAIGASALPALSTEANQQNEALETA; this is encoded by the coding sequence ATGTCCTACGCTTATCGCTGTCTGATCTGTCTCACACTGACGCACATCATCGTTGATGCTTCGGCCATAGTGGTCGGCCCTCTCTGGGGGGAACTGGAGCGGGTACACTCGCTTTCGGAAAACGCATTGTTTCTGGTTTTGACAATTCATGCACTGGCTTCATCGCTGGCGCAACCCGTTTTCGGCTATATTCGCGATCGATATCCAATCCCCTCAATTTTATGGATTGGTCCTGTGCTGGGGGCAATCATGATGCCTCTGGTCGGACCTGCTCCCAATGTGGCGGTATTGTGTGTGGCATTATTGCTGGGGGGCGTGGGCATCGGTTCTTTTCATCCCGAGGCTGCGGTGGTCGCGGGTGCTCTGATCCCCGAACGCAGGACACGGAGTTTGTCGCTATTCATGTTTGGTGGCGCGATGGGACTGGCCCTGGGACCGATTGCCTGTGGTGCGATTGTTACAACCTGGGGCTTGAAAAGTGTCTGGATTCTGGCTCCTTTGTATGCCGGTTTGATCCTGATTTTACACTACGTTGGAAAACCACCAGCAAAGCTGTTCGAGCGCGATAAAACTCAGAAACCTCAATCACTCTATCATATGCTGGAAGGAAAAATCCCTCTGGCCCTGTTCCTGTTTATGGTCTGTTCATTGAGGCTGGTTCCAAACATGGCGATGGACAAGCTGATTTCTTTCATTCTTAAAGATCAGAATATTTCTGCTTTTCAAATTGGGTTAGTGCAATCCGTCTTTCTGTTTTCTGCCAGTGTCGGCATGTTACTGATGGCGTTCCGGTTCAAATCCGGTCACGAAAAAGCGTTTATGATTGCCTGTCCGCTGTTGGGAATTCCGCTGATGCTGGTGTTGGGCTGGGAAGGCTGTCCCACGTGGTTGATGACGCTCCTGCTGGTCCCCAGCGGGCTGGTGTTGTGGGGGACGAGTCCAGCGATGGTTTCTTATTCTCATCAGCTGTTTCCCAAGGGTGGTGGTGTTGCTTCAGCAATTACCATGGGCATGGCCTGGGGAGGTGGCGGAATGATTCAGGCAAAAATTACGAGTCATTTTGTCTCGTTGGGAACTCCCCATCTGGCCTTTTATGCGATTATTCCCTGCCTGTTGCTGGCAGCCATTGGTGCGTCCGCCCTGCCGGCATTGTCGACAGAGGCAAATCAACAGAATGAAGCTTTGGAGACGGCTTAA
- a CDS encoding gamma-glutamyl-gamma-aminobutyrate hydrolase family protein, with protein MSKKPLIGITGDFRPEQKQTQALSWFYTGYYDSVTDAGGIPVMVPPLADDDDLKQMLEQLDGLVLSGCALDLDPIRLGFEKHPASRAMPLRREDFDRRVCTMAMEMKMPLLAIGSGMQLMNVISGGTLHQHVTEDVPGAMYHRDGVEANLRHIIDIVPGTRVDKMYGPGEIRVNSQHHMAVKYVSKMFVVSATAPDGVVEAIEVPDEDWFCVGVQWHPQNHSASALDMQVFENFLAACEEPEPQILQMPVRKAA; from the coding sequence ATGTCAAAAAAACCTCTGATCGGAATTACCGGAGACTTTCGCCCCGAGCAAAAACAGACACAGGCACTGAGCTGGTTCTACACTGGCTACTATGACTCAGTGACCGATGCCGGTGGAATTCCCGTCATGGTTCCCCCGCTGGCCGATGACGATGACTTGAAACAAATGCTCGAACAACTGGACGGCCTGGTACTTTCGGGTTGTGCTCTGGACCTGGATCCGATTCGACTGGGATTCGAAAAACACCCTGCTTCCCGCGCCATGCCCCTGCGTCGTGAAGACTTTGATCGTCGCGTCTGCACCATGGCCATGGAAATGAAAATGCCATTGTTGGCCATCGGATCTGGAATGCAGCTGATGAATGTCATCAGTGGTGGAACACTGCACCAGCATGTGACAGAAGATGTTCCTGGTGCCATGTATCACCGTGATGGTGTTGAAGCGAACCTGCGACACATCATTGATATCGTACCTGGTACCCGTGTTGATAAAATGTATGGTCCCGGAGAAATTCGGGTGAACAGCCAGCATCACATGGCTGTGAAATATGTTTCCAAAATGTTTGTGGTTTCTGCAACAGCACCGGATGGTGTTGTTGAAGCAATCGAAGTACCTGATGAAGACTGGTTCTGTGTCGGCGTGCAGTGGCACCCGCAGAATCATTCTGCTTCCGCTCTGGATATGCAGGTCTTCGAAAACTTCCTGGCTGCCTGCGAAGAGCCAGAACCACAAATTCTGCAAATGCCTGTCCGCAAAGCAGCGTGA
- a CDS encoding segregation and condensation protein A has protein sequence MTTAQYKVELQIYSGPLDLLLYLIRRNELDILDLPVATITSSFNEFLDVLELIDLDLVGDFLVMASTLAEIKSRMVLPRAEEEEIAEVIDDPRSDLIQQLLEYKKFKDAANALEEHAAEWQERYPRLSDERPKSGKDPAEDLIKEVELWDLVSALARVVKRKEVEEESSITYDDTPISTYVERIGARVRQEGKLAFSAFFEGEKLRSRITGIFLAILELLRHHHFRADQPEDYGEIWIMAPLPETQDSDSAPIAETTDASVPEHAEEEVASVETNDPEMVQTAQVEVEALPESGETEPDQVASDTAPEDESAVSDQPEVGLSDDTDPESLHPEA, from the coding sequence ATGACGACTGCCCAATATAAGGTCGAGTTGCAGATATACAGTGGTCCATTGGATCTGCTGTTGTACCTGATCCGTCGGAATGAGCTCGACATTCTGGACCTGCCTGTGGCTACGATTACGTCATCCTTCAATGAGTTTCTAGACGTGCTGGAACTGATTGATCTGGATCTGGTGGGTGACTTTCTGGTGATGGCGAGTACCCTTGCGGAAATCAAAAGCCGGATGGTACTTCCCCGGGCGGAAGAAGAAGAAATTGCGGAAGTGATTGACGATCCCCGCAGCGATCTGATTCAGCAGTTGCTGGAATACAAGAAGTTCAAAGATGCAGCGAACGCTCTGGAAGAACACGCTGCTGAATGGCAGGAGCGTTATCCCCGACTATCAGATGAACGGCCCAAATCGGGTAAGGATCCTGCAGAGGATCTCATCAAGGAGGTCGAACTTTGGGACCTGGTCAGTGCGCTGGCCCGCGTAGTGAAACGCAAAGAAGTCGAAGAGGAGTCGAGCATCACTTATGACGACACGCCAATCTCCACATATGTAGAGCGAATCGGAGCCCGCGTGCGTCAGGAAGGGAAACTCGCCTTCAGTGCATTCTTTGAAGGCGAAAAACTGCGCAGTCGGATCACCGGGATCTTTCTGGCGATATTGGAACTGCTGCGTCATCATCATTTCCGGGCAGATCAGCCGGAAGACTACGGCGAAATCTGGATTATGGCTCCCCTGCCCGAAACGCAAGACTCAGACAGCGCTCCGATAGCGGAGACTACTGACGCGTCGGTACCTGAGCATGCGGAAGAGGAAGTTGCCAGTGTCGAAACAAATGATCCCGAGATGGTGCAGACAGCTCAGGTAGAAGTAGAGGCACTTCCCGAGTCGGGCGAGACTGAGCCTGATCAAGTCGCTTCGGATACTGCTCCTGAGGACGAATCTGCTGTGAGCGATCAACCAGAGGTGGGTCTAAGTGACGACACCGATCCGGAATCACTCCATCCGGAAGCATAG
- the uvrB gene encoding excinuclease ABC subunit UvrB, translated as MSVFQLQSDFQPSGDQPRAIDGLVKGIKEGKSDQVLLGVTGSGKTFTMANVIAELGRPALILSHNKTLAAQLYSEFKEFFPNNAVTYFVSYYDYYQPEAYIPQRDIYIEKDASINDEIDRLRLLATSALVSRRDVIVVASVSCIYGLGSPKDYLEMMIPLRVGEEIDRDDMLRRLVDIQYDRNNVELARARFRVRGDVVECWPAYEEFAYRIEFWGDEIENLAIIDPLTGEVLRTVNEAYIYPAKHFVLPQERIESAIKEIQTELDERLQVLQSEGKLLESQRLSARTRYDMELLEEVGFCPGIENYSRALAGRKPGSPPDTLLDFFPDDFLLFVDESHVTVSQIRAMFAGDRSRKTNLVDHGFRLPMALDNRPLTFEEWNERRKQTVFVSATPGDWELQRVEGEVVEQVIRPTGLIDPAIRIVPARGQVPHLKEEILKRVEVNERVLVTTLTKRLAEDLSSYFQEEGIRCAWLHSELDAFERVEILRGLREQKYDVVVGINLLREGLDIPEVSLVAILDADKEGFLRSETSLIQTIGRSARHVNAEVILYADRVTPSMQSAIEETDRRRAIQEEYNREHNITPETIRKAIKRGIEDEIEARQFVRESVGFSDESEYITQEFLNELESEMLEAAEKLEFERAALLRDRIDDLKKSGGKATKSASGKSSGRGGKKGKRQRRRR; from the coding sequence ATGTCCGTGTTTCAGTTACAGAGTGACTTTCAACCTTCGGGGGATCAGCCCCGTGCCATCGATGGACTGGTGAAAGGCATCAAAGAAGGCAAGTCTGACCAGGTTCTGCTGGGGGTGACCGGATCCGGTAAAACGTTCACGATGGCCAATGTGATCGCAGAACTGGGACGCCCTGCTCTGATACTGTCACACAATAAAACTCTGGCAGCGCAATTGTATTCTGAATTCAAAGAGTTCTTTCCGAATAATGCAGTCACTTATTTTGTAAGTTATTACGATTACTATCAGCCGGAAGCCTATATTCCTCAGCGCGATATTTATATTGAAAAAGACGCTTCGATTAATGATGAGATTGATCGACTCCGGCTTCTGGCGACCAGTGCCCTCGTCAGTCGGCGGGACGTCATCGTGGTTGCCAGCGTGAGTTGTATCTATGGTTTAGGGTCACCTAAAGACTACCTGGAGATGATGATTCCCCTGCGCGTGGGAGAGGAGATTGACCGCGATGATATGCTCCGCAGACTGGTAGATATTCAGTATGATCGCAACAACGTTGAACTGGCGCGAGCCCGGTTTCGCGTACGTGGAGACGTAGTTGAATGCTGGCCCGCTTATGAAGAGTTTGCCTACCGGATCGAGTTCTGGGGAGACGAAATCGAAAACCTGGCGATCATTGATCCTTTGACTGGTGAGGTATTACGAACGGTCAACGAGGCCTACATTTACCCTGCCAAGCACTTTGTTCTCCCGCAGGAACGGATTGAATCAGCGATTAAAGAGATTCAGACAGAATTGGATGAACGGCTGCAGGTATTACAGAGTGAAGGGAAGCTGCTGGAATCTCAGCGGCTCAGTGCCCGGACCCGCTACGATATGGAACTGCTGGAAGAGGTTGGCTTTTGCCCGGGTATCGAGAATTACAGCCGTGCTCTGGCGGGCAGAAAACCAGGTTCCCCACCGGATACACTGCTGGACTTCTTTCCTGATGACTTCCTGTTGTTCGTAGATGAATCGCACGTAACAGTCTCACAGATTCGAGCCATGTTTGCCGGGGATCGTTCGCGTAAGACAAACCTTGTCGACCATGGTTTCCGGTTGCCGATGGCTCTCGATAACCGGCCTCTCACCTTCGAAGAGTGGAACGAACGCCGTAAGCAGACTGTTTTCGTTTCCGCGACACCGGGCGACTGGGAACTGCAGCGCGTTGAAGGGGAGGTCGTTGAACAGGTCATTCGACCCACGGGGCTGATTGATCCAGCGATACGCATTGTCCCGGCTCGCGGTCAGGTGCCTCATCTGAAGGAAGAAATTCTCAAGCGGGTGGAAGTAAATGAGCGTGTGCTGGTAACGACCCTGACCAAGCGGCTGGCGGAGGATCTGTCGTCTTATTTTCAGGAAGAAGGCATTCGCTGTGCATGGCTGCATTCTGAACTAGATGCCTTTGAGCGGGTTGAAATTCTGCGAGGGCTCCGCGAGCAGAAGTATGATGTGGTTGTGGGGATCAACCTGTTGCGCGAAGGACTGGATATTCCGGAAGTGTCACTGGTCGCCATTCTGGATGCTGATAAGGAAGGTTTTCTGCGAAGTGAAACAAGTCTGATTCAGACAATCGGACGTTCGGCACGACATGTGAATGCTGAGGTGATTCTCTATGCAGATCGAGTGACTCCCAGTATGCAGAGTGCGATTGAGGAAACGGACCGCCGCCGTGCGATTCAGGAAGAGTACAACCGCGAACACAACATTACTCCGGAAACGATTCGCAAGGCGATCAAGCGGGGGATTGAAGACGAAATTGAGGCGCGCCAGTTTGTGCGGGAGTCAGTCGGCTTTTCGGATGAGTCGGAATACATTACCCAGGAGTTTCTCAATGAACTGGAAAGCGAAATGCTTGAAGCAGCGGAGAAACTGGAGTTCGAGCGGGCGGCACTCCTGCGAGACCGAATTGACGATCTGAAAAAGTCGGGAGGCAAAGCAACCAAGTCAGCGTCAGGGAAATCATCCGGCAGGGGCGGCAAAAAAGGGAAACGTCAACGCCGCAGACGTTGA